The Naumovozyma dairenensis CBS 421 chromosome 1, complete genome genome includes a region encoding these proteins:
- the NDAI0A02260 gene encoding uncharacterized protein (similar to Saccharomyces cerevisiae YDL129W; ancestral locus Anc_7.292) — MRKNKGSNLAVKQTPAHLITPEEPKAYSHKNNPIERGSKETAQKYGNREPESSSMEKHLGLQEKGIGEQKERGKDEKRDQIPLSEIPLHTVERRNSTGNDIFYSSLKDTRTLEQSIMALIKKLKDDGHSETVEVTDSEIEKEEIIEILGRSLMALSHWTVQAQLAQLQSKNNERTAVETNLLKKEVELLQDRNNFSTVESPPLPISKVEYVQKPVVEEGMRVIYPRKHYAISKKQRKTTNTIKWKNQFIKTPSNKKTPSELTPTATTIENEGVSLSPKISFVEKQNDSIEDSTHIHKELPTRRTNPYKLEERNKIQPRIRRISDNPSANEGVRIFRLRKTLDDEI, encoded by the coding sequence ATGCGGAAAAATAAGGGGAGTAATCTCGCTGTTAAACAGACTCCGGCACATTTAATCACACCAGAAGAACCGAAGGCCTATAGTCATAAGAATAATCCTATAGAGCGTGGTAGTAAAGAAACAGCTCAGAAATATGGAAATAGAGAACCAGAAAGTTCATCTATGGAAAAACATCTGGGTTTACAAGAGAAAGGAATAGGAGAGCAAAAAGAAAGAGGAAAGGATGAAAAAAGGGATCAAATACCATTAAGCGAAATACCCTTACATACGgtagaaagaagaaactcAACTGgaaatgatatattttactCATCCTTGAAAGATACTAGAACATTAGAACAATCTATCATGGCCTTGATTAAAAAACTAAAGGATGATGGACATAGCGAGACTGTTGAAGTTACAGATAGTGAAATAGAAAAGGAGGAAATAATAGAGATTTTAGGTCGTTCATTGATGGCCCTTTCACACTGGACCGTACAAGCACAACTGGCACAATTACAGAGCAAAAATAATGAGAGAACAGCCGTGGAGACAAAcctattgaaaaaagaagttGAACTTTTACAAGATCGAAATAACTTTTCCACTGTAGAATCCCCCCCTTTGCCAATAAGTAAAGTAGAATACGTTCAGAAACCAGTTGTAGAAGAAGGAATGAGGGTAATTTATCCTAGAAAACACTACGCAATAAGCAAAAAACAACGTAAAACAACCAATACAATCAAGTGgaaaaatcaattcattaaaacaccttcaaacaaaaaaaccCCTTCTGAATTAACACCAACAGCAACTACCATAGAAAATGAGGGAGTGAGTTTATCACCAAAAATCTCTTTTgttgaaaaacaaaatgatTCCATTGAAGATTCTACCCATATTCACAAAGAGCTACCGACTAGGCGGACAAATCCATATAAATTAGAGGAGAGAAATAAGATACAGCCAAGAATAAGGAGGATAAGTGATAATCCGTCAGCGAATGAAGGTGTAAGAATTTTTCGACTACGGAAAacattagatgatgaaatcTGA
- the NDAI0A02270 gene encoding cyclin family protein (similar to Saccharomyces cerevisiae PCL9 (YDL179W) and PCL2 (YDL127W); ancestral locus Anc_7.289), with protein sequence MSDYEALLQFNKKSVSHEMVHFLATNTASIIQVKKGNNIVTTENGIPIEIPPLSNFIKNLVMHSNVQTPTLMATSVYLSKLRLIIPKNVYGMETTRHRIFLGCLILAAKTLNDSSPLNKHWTKYTDGLLHIREVNTIERELLEYFEWNVTITTSELIKCLSPFLQPIKEQIIKRQQQQNYMFFNAPTPGHLKEYISLTTRADSHSRSSSNVSIPSMTSMATVSTMDSIRTNRSTHNSNNNNNNKISTISESEEYSPIPTKRASNFNANPYNSPLSDKESQSSSPIKKYDVKPKVNKFQPIFTKLNTPYKSQDIPIQSTEKKTSWTSFFKP encoded by the coding sequence ATGTCTGATTACGAAGCTCTATTAcaattcaacaaaaaatCTGTCTCCCATGAAATGGTCCATTTCTTAGCAACTAATACAGCCTCTATCATTCAAGTGAAAAAGGGTAATAACATAGTAACTACTGAAAATGGTATACCAATTGAGATTCCTCCGCTATCTAACtttatcaaaaatttaGTAATGCACTCAAATGTGCAAACACCAACTTTAATGGCCACTTCTGTGTATTTATCCAAATTGAGATTAATAATACCGAAAAATGTATACGGAATGGAAACAACAAGACATAGAATATTCTTAGGTTGTTTAATACTTGCTGCTAAAACATTAAATGATTCTTCTCCATTGAACAAACATTGGACCAAATATACCGATGGATTATTACATATTCGCGAAGTTAATACTATCGAAAGAGAACTGTTAGAATATTTCGAATGGAACGTTACAATAACGACATCAGAACTAATAAAATGTCTCTCTCCGTTCCTACAACCAATAAAGGAacaaattatcaaaaggcagcaacaacaaaattatatgtTCTTCAATGCTCCTACTCCTGGTCATCTAAAAGAATACATCAGTCTTACTACAAGAGCAGATTCTCATTCTCGCTCTTCATCTAATGTATCAATTCCATCAATGACTTCTATGGCAACTGTATCTACTATGGACTCCATTAGAACAAATAGGTCCACGCATAAcagcaataataataataataacaagatTTCTACAATCAGCGAATCAGAAGAATATAGTCCAATCCCTACTAAGAGAGCATCAAACTTCAATGCAAATCCATATAACTCACCATTGAGTGATAAAGAAAGTCAAAGTTCGTCtccaataaaaaaatatgatgtCAAACCTAAGgtaaataaatttcaacCAATCTTCACTAAATTGAACACACCTTATAAATCACAAGATATTCCTATTCAATCAACagaaaagaagacaagTTGGACGTCATTTTTTAAACCTTAA
- the CDC48 gene encoding AAA family ATPase CDC48 (similar to Saccharomyces cerevisiae CDC48 (YDL126C); ancestral locus Anc_7.288), whose product MSEEHKLLDASGADHRDEDPTATAILRKKSKPNTLLVDDATNDDNSVIAINSNTMDKLELFRGDTVLVKGKKRKDTVLIVLIDDELEDGACRVNRVVRNNLRIRLGDLVTVHPCPDIKYATRISVLPIADTIEGLTGNLFDVFLKPYFVEAYRPVRKGDHFIVRGGMRQVEFKVVDVEPEEYAVVAQDTVIHWEGEPINREDEENNINEVGYDDIGGCRKQMAQIREMVELPLRHPQLFKAIGIKPPRGVLMYGPPGTGKTLMARAVANETGAFFFLINGPEVMSKMAGESESNLRKAFEEAEKNAPAIIFIDEIDSIAPKRDKTNGEVERRVVSQLLTLMDGMKSRSNVVVIAATNRPNSIDPALRRFGRFDREVDIGIPDATGRLEVLRIHTKNMKLADDVDLEYLANETHGYVGADIASLCSEAAMQQIREKMDLIDLDEDEIDAEVLDSLGVTMDNFKFALGNSNPSALRETVVESVNVTWNDIGGLDEIKQELKETVEYPVLHPDQYTKFGLAPSKGVLFYGPPGTGKTLLAKAVATEVSANFISVKGPELLSMWYGESESNIRDIFDKARAAAPTVVFLDELDSIAKARGNSMGDGGSDRVVNQLLTEMDGMNAKKNVFVIGATNRPDQIDPAILRPGRLDQLIYVPLPDEEARLSILRAQLRKTPLEPGLELEAIAKASQGFSGADLSYIVQRAAKFAIKESIEAQKIREEKEEDIEMTDSTETKPKIESDEDEEDPVPFITKEHFAEAMKTAKRSVSDAELRRYEAYAQQMKASRGQFSNFKFDSATNGAEAATSGNTGAASFGGDNAADDDDELYN is encoded by the coding sequence atgaGTGAAGAACATAAATTGTTAGATGCTTCGGGAGCTGATCATCGCGATGAAGATCCAACCGCCACCGCCATCCTAAGAAAGAAATCCAAGCCAAACACTTTGTTAGTCGATGACGCCACTAACGATGATAACTCTGTCATTGCCATCAACTCCAACACAATGGATAAGTTGGAATTATTCCGTGGTGATACCGTCTTAGTGAaagggaaaaaaagaaaggaTACTGTATTGATCGTCTTAATCGATGACGAATTGGAAGATGGTGCTTGTAGAGTAAACCGTGTTGTAAGAAACAATTTACGTATAAGATTGGGGGATTTGGTTACTGTTCATCCTTGTCCTGATATCAAATACGCTACAAGAATCTCTGTCTTACCTATCGCTGATACCATTGAAGGGTTGACTGGTAATTTGTTTGATGTGTTTTTGAAACCATATTTTGTTGAAGCTTATAGACCAGTAAGAAAGGGAGATCATTTTATCGTTCGTGGTGGGATGAGACAAGTGGAATTTAAAGTTGTTGACGTAGAACCAGAAGAATATGCAGTTGTGGCTCAAGATACGGTCATTCATTGGGAAGGTGAACCAATCAATAGAGAAGATgaggaaaataatattaatgaagtCGGATATGATGATATTGGTGGTTGTCGTAAACAAATGGCTCAAATTAGAGAAATGGTTGAATTGCCATTGAGACATCCACAATTGTTCAAAGCTATTGGTATTAAACCACCAAGAGGTGTCTTAATGTATGGCCCTCCTGGTACAGGTAAAACTCTGATGGCAAGAGCTGTTGCAAATGAAACAGGtgctttcttctttttgatTAATGGTCCAGAAGTTATGTCCAAAATGGCTGGTGAATCTGAATCTAATTTAAGAAAAGCCTTTGAAGAAGCTGAAAAGAATGCTCCAGCTATTATCTTCATTGATGAAATCGATTCTATTGCTCCAAAGAGAGACAAGACTAACGGTGAAGTGGAAAGAAGAGTTGTCTCGCAATTATTGACCTTGATGGATGGTATGAAATCTAGATCAAACGTTGTAGTCATTGCTGCTACAAACAGACCAAACTCTATTGATCCAGCCCTAAGAAGATTTGGTAGATTCGATCGTGAAGTCGATATCGGTATCCCTGACGCCACTGGTAGATTAGAAGTTTTACGTATTCATACCAAGAACATGAAATTAGCTGATGATGTCgatttggaatatttagCTAACGAAACTCATGGTTACGTTGGTGCTGATATTGCTTCTTTATGTTCTGAGGCTGCTATGCAACAAATTCGTGAAAAGATGGATTTGATTGAtttagatgaagatgagaTAGATGCAGAAGTTCTTGATTCCTTAGGTGTTACAATggataatttcaaatttgcCCTAGGTAACTCGAATCCATCAGCATTACGTGAAACTGTTGTTGAAAGTGTTAATGTTACTTGGAACGATATTGGTGGTTTGGATGAAATTAAAcaggaattgaaagaaactGTTGAATACCCTGTCTTGCATCCAGATCAATATACTAAATTCGGTTTGGCTCCATCAAAGGGTGTTTTATTCTATGGTCCACCAGGTACAGGTAAGACGCTTCTAGCTAAAGCTGTCGCTACTGAAGTATCTGCTAACTTTATCTCTGTTAAGGGTCCAGAATTATTAAGTATGTGGTACGGTGAATCAGAATCTAATATTCGTGATATTTTCGACAAGGCTAGAGCGGCTGCTCCAACCGTTGTCTTCTTAGATGAACTAGATTCCATTGCTAAGGCAAGAGGTAACAGCATGGGTGATGGTGGTAGTGATAGAGTTGttaatcaattattaacaGAAATGGATGGTATGAATGCCAAGAAGAATGTTTTTGTCATTGGTGCTACAAATAGACCAGATCAAATCGATCCAGCCATATTGAGACCAGGTAGATTAGATCAATTGATATATGTTCCATTGCCAGATGAAGAAGCAAGATTATCTATTCTACGTGCACAATTAAGAAAGACTCCATTAGAACCAGGTCTTGAATTGGAAGCTATCGCTAAGGCATCTCAAGGTTTTTCCGGTGCAGATTTATCATATATTGTTCAAAGAGCAGCCAAATTTGCCATTAAAGAATCTATCGAAGCTCAAAAGATACgtgaagaaaaggaagaagatattgaaatgaCTGATTCTACCGAAACTAAACCAAAGATAGAATccgatgaagatgaagaagatccAGTTCCATTCATTACTAAGGAACATTTCGCCGAAGCTATGAAGACTGCTAAACGTTCTGTTTCAGATGCTGAATTGCGTCGTTATGAAGCTTATGCGCAACAAATGAAGGCTTCAAGAGGCCAATTCagtaatttcaaatttgattCTGCTACAAATGGTGCCGAAGCTGCCACTTCAGGAAATACAGGCGCTGCATCATTCGGTGGTGACAATGCTGCTGACgacgatgatgaattatacAATTGA
- the HNT1 gene encoding adenosine 5'-monophosphoramidase (similar to Saccharomyces cerevisiae HNT1 (YDL125C); ancestral locus Anc_7.287) translates to MYHKLNDTNINISFPTPFIIFITGEIPSFKLIETKTVFSFLDIQPTSEGHALIIPKYHGAKLHNIPDEHLADILPVTRKLTKVLGLDDDTTGYNLLQNNGKIAHQEVDHVHFHLIPKRDAKTGLVVGWPAQETDFDKLGKYHKELLKKLEDLD, encoded by the coding sequence ATGTACCATAAGTTAAATGATACTAACATAAATATATCCTTTCCTACCCCgtttatcatttttataaCAGGTGAAATTCcatcattcaaattaattgaaacGAAAACTGTATTCTCTTTCTTAGACATCCAACCAACATCTGAAGGTCATGCCTTaattattccaaaatatCATGGTGCCAAATTACACAACATTCCAGATGAACATTTAGCAGATATTTTGCCAGTCACTAGAAAGTTGACTAAAGTATTAGgattagatgatgatactaCGGGCTATAACTTGTTACAAAACAATGGTAAGATTGCTCATCAAGAAGTGGACCATGTTCATTTCCATTTGATCCCAAAGAGGGACGCGAAGACTGGGTTGGTCGTTGGATGGCCAGCTCAAGAAACTGATTTCGATAAGTTGGGCAAGTACCATAAggaattattgaagaaattagaagatttaGACTGA
- the NDAI0A02300 gene encoding aldo-keto reductase superfamily protein (similar to Saccharomyces cerevisiae YDL124W; ancestral locus Anc_7.285) → MSFSQEFFTLNNGNKIPAISIIGTGTKWHHGKLESGKFSDELVDQLQYALTLPGIIHIDAAEMYNTYPEVNKALKSTSKVRDEIFITDKYYSGSPKLTENPIAGLTKSLKELELDYVDLYLLHSPFITKESCGYTMEEAWKQMEKLYKDGKAKNIGVSNFSVDDLKRILKICEIKPQINQIEFNAFLQNQTPGIVKFCQDHDILVEAYSPLGPLRKKPTDRDPGPFYQYIEELAKKYGKSEGQVLLRWVTKRKILPITTSGKEERIKDAQDLFSFDLTSEEVEKITKLGLAHEPSRLYWKNNYSQFDSESQKV, encoded by the coding sequence atgagCTTCTCTCAAGAGTTTTTCACTTTAAACAATGGTAATAAGATCCCTGCCATTTCCATCATAGGTACGGGTACCAAATGGCATCATGGCAAATTAGAAAGTGGTAAATTTTCCGATGAGTTGGTTGACCAATTGCAATATGCGTTAACTTTACCCGGTATTATCCATATTGATGCTGCTGAAATGTATAATACATACCCGGAAGTTAACAAAGCTCTAAAATCAACTTCAAAAGTAAGAgatgaaattttcatcacAGATAAATACTATAGTGGCTCACCTAAATTAACCGAGAATCCAATTGCTGGTCTTACCAAATCTCTTAAGGAATTGGAACTGGATTATGTCGATTTATACCTTTTACATAGTCCATTCATTACGAAAGAATCATGTGGTTACACTATGGAAGAAGCATGGAaacaaatggaaaaattatataaagatGGTAAGGCTAAGAATATTGGtgtttctaatttttctgTTGATGATTTGAAGCGAATCTTGAAGATTTGTGAAATTAAACCACAAATTAACcaaattgaattcaatgCCTTCTTACAAAATCAAACTCCGGGGATTGTCAAGTTTTGTCAAGACCATGATATTCTGGTGGAAGCATATTCACCGTTGGGTCCTTTGAGAAAGAAACCGACAGATCGTGATCCTGGACCATTTTATCAGTACATTGAGGAATTAGCAAAGAAGTATGGTAAATCAGAAGGTCAAGTATTATTACGTTGGGTTACTAAACGTAAGATCCTTCCTATAACAACTTCAGGAAAGGAGGAAAGAATCAAAGACGCTCAAGACTTATTTTCGTTTGATTTAACTTCagaagaagttgaaaagATTACTAAATTAGGTTTAGCCCATGAACCATCAAGATTGTATTGGAAGAATAACTACAGTCAATTCGACTCTGAGTCTCAAAAAGTTTAG
- the SNA4 gene encoding Sna4p (similar to Saccharomyces cerevisiae SNA4 (YDL123W); ancestral locus Anc_7.282), with translation MCVCCVCCTVSDFILYILALFFPPVAVLIRSGFWSSDFFLNVILTLLGFMPGLVHAFYYITITSPLRRSEEYYFYQQGWVDNERLGASSNVQNPSNNINTHYGSSDNRANIREDTNIREPLLLESRDNNVVGSGDYKQSTQNSPPPYSE, from the coding sequence atgTGTGTATGTTGTGTTTGTTGCACGGTATCAGACTTTATTCTGTATATTCTAGCACTGTTTTTCCCACCGGTCGCAGTTTTAATAAGATCAGGATTTTGGTCGTCAgatttctttcttaatgTCATTTTAACTTTACTTGGATTTATGCCAGGTTTAGTTCATGcgttttattatattactattacaAGTCCTTTGAGGAGGAGTGAAGAGTACTACTTTTATCAACAAGGTTGGGTCGATAATGAACGATTAGGGGCATCATCTAATGTGCAAAACCCATcgaataatattaatactCACTATGGTTCTAGCGATAATAGAGCTAATATTCGTGAAGATACAAATATACGGGAACCTTTATTGCTGGAAAGTCGAGATAATAACGTGGTTGGCTCTGGAGATTATAAGCAATCCACACAGAATTCCCCACCACCATATTCAGAATGA
- the AIR1 gene encoding TRAMP complex RNA-binding subunit (similar to Saccharomyces cerevisiae AIR1 (YIL079C) and AIR2 (YDL175C); ancestral locus Anc_7.281): protein MSTSMLSEVETMDDTLPFIQDTTGSSVPDNEKPKIQAPTIEEVDEDPETLRTLRGHGRYFGIDDEANGIKEAEPKCNNCSQRGHFKRDCPHVICTYCGSMDDHYSQHCPKAIKCANCNENGHYRSQCPHKWKKVYCTLCNSKRHARDRCPNIWRVYLLRDDSSQQQDDNNEKKQKLPIERIYCYNCGVNGHFGDDCPERRSSRVPNEDGSAFSGENLKEDMKREYFDKLDKYLQKRNNSYYGNDYDYNYGQNYTQNDNQNYNQNYNQDFDYNDYEFDDALYDDDNNNRNNKSNSKKRKRHDNTGDRNDSKRSRHSQGNNNNNNNANRSNRRDRNKNQNNGIAQRNQQQHPLAFPRNNQNISNVMNGMEGSRYGSAPSNKRNNGPSGNYKQYNSYKPFRSGTLNIRR, encoded by the coding sequence ATGTCAACATCGATGCTTTCAGAAGTGGAGACTATGGATGATACTCTTCCGTTCATCCAAGACACCACAGGTTCATCCGTACCAGACAACGAGAAACCAAAGATACAAGCTCCTACGATCGAAGAAGTAGACGAAGATCCTGAGACTCTCAGGACATTAAGAGGTCATGGTCGTTATTTTGGTATAGACGATGAAGCTAACGGGATAAAGGAAGCAGAACCAAAATGTAATAATTGCTCACAAAGAGGTCATTTTAAGAGAGATTGTCCTCATGTTATTTGTACGTATTGTGGATCTATGGATGATCATTATTCACAACACTGTCCAAAGGCTATTAAATGTGCTAATTGTAATGAAAACGGACATTATAGATCGCAATGTCCTCATAAGTGGAAGAAAGTTTATTGTACTTTGTGTAATAGTAAGAGGCACGCTAGAGATAGATGTCCAAATATATGGAGAGTTTATTTGTTAAGGGATGATTCATCGCAGCAAcaagatgataataatgaaaagaaacaaaaattacCAATAGAGAGAATATATTGTTATAATTGTGGTGTAAATGGTCATTTTGGTGATGATTGTCCAGAACGTAGGTCGTCAAGGGTACCTAATGAAGATGGTAGTGCATTTTCTGGTgagaatttgaaagaagatatgaagagagaatattttgataaattagataaatatctccaaaaaagaaacaattcGTATTATGGTAATGACTATGATTACAATTATGGTCAAAATTATACACAAAATGATAACCAGAATTacaatcaaaattataatcAAGATTTTGATTATAATGATTATGAGTTCGATGATGCTctttatgatgatgataataataatagaaataataaatcgAATTCAAAAAAGCGCAAGAGACACGATAATACGGGCGATAGAAATGATAGTAAAAGAAGTAGACATTCTCaaggaaataataataataataataacgcTAATCGAAGTAACAGAAGagatagaaataaaaaccAGAACAATGGAATCGCACAAAGGAATCAGCAACAACATCCGTTAGCTTTCCCACGCAACAACCAGAATATATCAAATGTTATGAATGGTATGGAAGGTTCGCGATATGGCTCTGCTCCCtctaataaaagaaataatggTCCTTCGGGAAATTATAAACAATACAATAGTTATAAACCATTCAGAAGTGGCACATTAAATATAAGGAGATAG
- the THS1 gene encoding threonine--tRNA ligase THS1 (similar to Saccharomyces cerevisiae THS1 (YIL078W); ancestral locus Anc_7.280) has translation MTDQVAEQVKNLSVDEAPKKQKKSKQQQLYLDPEPQFIEERIQLFETLKKQYDEKVASMKRVPLKIVLKDGAVKEATSWETTPMDIARGISKSLADNVCIAKVNGQLWDLDRPFEGDVADEEIKLQLLDFDSDEGKKVFWHSSAHVLGEACECNLGAHICLGPPTDDGFFYEFAVRDSLKDPKECEERTVSQADFPNLEGVAKNVIKQKQKFERLVMTKEDLLKMFHYSKYKTYLVQTKIPDGGSTTVYRCGKLIDLCVGPHIPHTGRIKAFKLLKNSSCYFLGEADNDSLQRVYGVSFPDKKLMDAHLKFLAEASMRDHRKLGREQELFIFNEMSPGSAFWLPHGTRIYNTLVDLLRTEYRKRGYDEVITPNMFNSKLWETSGHWANYKENMFSFEVEKETFGLKPMNCPGHCLMFKSRERSYRELPWRVADFGVIHRNEFSGALSGLTRVRRFQQDDAHIFCTSDQIESEIENIFDFLKFVYGVFGFEFKMELSTRPEKYVGEIETWNGAEAKLESALKKWGGNWEVNPGDGAFYGPKIDIMISDALRRWHQCATIQLDFQLPSRFELEFKSKDGKSEDGKDLEGYERPVMIHRAILGSVERMTAILTEHFAGKWPFWLSPRQVLVVPVGVKYQDYAQEVRDQLHNAGFYADVDLTGNTLQKKVRNGQMLKYNFIFIVGEQEMNEKSVNIRNRDIMEQQGKNATVVVSTVIEQLKDLKESKRGDNALI, from the coding sequence ATGACTGACCAAGTAGCGGAACAAGTTAAAAACTTGTCTGTTGATGAAGCTccaaagaaacaaaagaaatccaagcaacaacaactatACTTAGATCCAGAACCAcaattcattgaagaaagaatcCAATTATTCgaaactttgaaaaaacaatatgatgaaaaagTCGCATCCATGAAACGTGTCCCATTGAAGATCGTCCTTAAGGATGGTGCCGTCAAGGAAGCTACCTCTTGGGAAACCACACCAATGGATATCGCTCGCGGTATCTCCAAATCATTAGCTGATAACGTATGTATCGCTAAAGTTAATGGCCAATTATGGGATTTGGATAGACCATTCGAAGGTGACGTtgctgatgaagaaattaaattgCAATTATTGGATTTTGATTCTGATGAAGGTAAGAAAGTTTTCTGGCATTCATCCGCTCACGTTCTTGGTGAAGCTTGTGAATGTAATTTAGGTGCTCATATTTGTCTTGGTCCTCCAACTGATGACGGGTTCTTTTATGAGTTCGCTGTCAGAGATAGTTTGAAAGATCCAAAAGAATGTGAAGAAAGAACCGTTTCTCAAGCAGATTTCCCTAATTTAGAAGGTGTCGCTAAGAATGTTATTAAGCAAAAGCAAAAATTCGAAAGATTAGTGATGACTAAGGAAGACTTGTTAAAGATGTTTCATTATTCTAAATATAAAACATATTTGGTTCAAACCAAAATCCCAGATGGTGGTTCCACTACCGTTTACCGTTGTGGTAAATTGATCGATTTATGTGTTGGTCCACATATCCCACATACTGGCCGTATTAAGgctttcaaattattaaagaacTCTTCCTGTTATTTCTTAGGAGAAGCTGACAATGATTCTTTACAAAGAGTTTATGGTGTTTCTTTCCCAGATAAGAAATTAATGGATGctcatttgaaattcttgGCTGAAGCTTCCATGAGAGATCATAGAAAACTTGGTAGAGAACAAGAATTGTTCATATTTAACGAAATGTCTCCGGGTTCTGCCTTCTGGTTACCTCACGGTACTAGAATTTACAACACATTAGTTGATTTATTGAGGACTGAATACCGTAAGAGAGGTTACGATGAAGTTATCACTCCAAATATGTTTAATTCTAAATTATGGGAAACTTCCGGTCATTGGGCTAactataaagaaaatatgtTCAGTTTTGAGGTCGAAAAGGAAACTTTCGGTTTGAAACCAATGAATTGTCCGGGTCATTGTTTAATGTTCAAGTCAAGAGAACGTTCCTATAGAGAATTACCATGGAGAGTTGCCGATTTTGGTGTCATCCATAGAAACGAATTCTCAGGTGCTTTATCTGGTTTGACTCGTGTTAGAAGATTCCAACAAGATGATGCTCATATTTTCTGTACATCTGATCAAATTGAAAGcgaaattgaaaacattttcgatttcttgaaatttgtTTACGGTGTCTTTGGTTTCGAATTTAAAATGGAATTATCAACAAGACCTGAAAAATACGTTGgtgaaattgaaacatGGAATGGTGCTGAAGCTAAACTAGAATCAGCTTTGAAGAAATGGGGTGGTAATTGGGAAGTTAACCCCGGTGATGGTGCCTTCTATGGTCCaaaaattgatattatGATTTCCGATGCGCTAAGAAGATGGCATCAATGTGCTACCATCCAATTAGATTTCCAACTACCAAGTAGATTCGAATTGGAATTCAAGTCTAAGGATGGTAAGTCTGAAGATGGTAAAGATTTAGAAGGTTATGAAAGACCAGTCATGATTCATCGTGCTATCTTGGGTTCCGTTGAAAGAATGACTGCTATCTTAACTGAACATTTTGCTGGTAAATGGCCATTCTGGTTATCTCCACGTCAAGTTCTTGTTGTTCCAGTCGGTGTTAAATACCAAGATTACGCTCAAGAGGTTCGTGATCAATTACATAATGCTGGTTTCTACGCCGATGTTGATTTAACTGGTAACACCTTACAAAAGAAGGTTAGAAACGGTCAAAtgttgaaatataatttcatttttatcgTAGGTGAACAAGAAATGAACGAAAAATCCGTTAATATTAGAAACAGAGATATTATGGAACAACAAGGGAAGAATGCTACGGTTGTTGTATCTACTGTTATCGAACAATTAAAGGATTTGAAAGAGTCAAAAAGAGGTGACAATGCATTGATCTAG